One window of the Deferribacterota bacterium genome contains the following:
- a CDS encoding homocysteine S-methyltransferase family protein yields MHFENLLNSDKIILFDGAMGTSLQNINIPNGIDEKYQGCNEYLNIFAPEIIYDIHKSFLDAGADVIETNTFGANKVILSEYSLEKECYKINFEAVKIAKEAANKYGKFVAASIGPTNKLPSLKQITFDELQDAYRPQIEAFIDASADLILIETAQDLLQVKAALFATFTTLKKHNSNIYVMLSVSLQDNGYMLLGSNIDAIVSLAECFPIISLGFNCSFGPDKMISPLNELNNKWSRLISVIPNAGLPKNVDGKLVYDLSSKDFAKIIESLCDKSFVDIVGGCCGTTPEYIKELNSIIEQYKRRGIKKIPYIGKGSSLFNISTLRQEPPPAIIAERGNVNGSKIFRNLLLNDDYDSMLQFLKKEEDYAHFLDISVAYPGRNEIDDLEKIVSLANKNIIKPICIDSTNPDAIETALKSYAGKPIINSVHFEDGGDKLKKVFEIIRYLPAVMIGLCIDEEGMALKADKKLSIAKRIYDKWVNFYGYKSEDLIIDPLTFSIGAGDKSLRFAGVETLNALKLIKKELPAVNTILGVSNISFGLSKNSRPYLNSIFLKEAIDAGLDMAIIDPKKIIPIANIDDEKRRLCLDLIYGEENSLTNFIKYFSDNAGYFDTKISKNMSDEELIKEKILKGDKIDIEKILQRLLEKYAAIEIINNILLEAMKEVGRLFGEGKILLPFVLESAETMKMSIKYLEPYLEKKKEQKKGTILLATVKGDVHDIGKNLVDIILSNNGYEVHNLGIKVPVEEMCKKYREIKPDAIGMSGL; encoded by the coding sequence ATGCATTTTGAGAATTTATTAAATTCAGATAAGATAATACTATTTGATGGTGCGATGGGCACCTCCTTGCAAAATATTAATATTCCGAATGGAATAGATGAAAAATATCAGGGTTGTAACGAGTATTTGAATATATTTGCACCTGAAATAATCTATGATATTCATAAATCTTTTTTAGATGCAGGTGCAGATGTAATTGAAACAAATACCTTTGGGGCTAACAAGGTAATATTAAGTGAGTATTCTCTTGAAAAGGAATGCTATAAAATTAATTTTGAGGCTGTTAAGATTGCAAAAGAGGCAGCAAATAAATATGGGAAATTTGTGGCAGCATCAATTGGACCAACCAATAAGTTACCAAGTTTAAAACAGATAACCTTTGATGAACTCCAGGATGCATATAGGCCACAAATAGAGGCTTTTATTGATGCATCAGCAGATTTAATCTTAATTGAAACAGCCCAGGATCTACTCCAAGTAAAGGCAGCGCTGTTTGCTACATTTACAACACTAAAAAAACATAATTCAAACATCTATGTTATGTTGTCTGTTTCTTTGCAGGATAATGGGTATATGCTTTTAGGTTCAAATATCGACGCTATTGTTTCATTAGCAGAATGTTTTCCAATAATATCATTGGGTTTTAACTGTTCCTTTGGTCCTGATAAGATGATAAGCCCATTAAATGAGTTAAATAATAAATGGTCTAGACTTATATCGGTTATTCCAAATGCTGGGTTACCTAAAAATGTAGACGGTAAATTGGTTTATGATTTATCTTCTAAGGATTTTGCAAAAATTATAGAGAGTCTATGCGATAAATCTTTTGTTGATATTGTAGGAGGTTGTTGTGGAACTACACCTGAGTATATAAAAGAGTTAAATAGTATTATTGAGCAATATAAAAGAAGAGGAATAAAGAAAATACCCTATATTGGAAAGGGTAGCAGCCTATTCAATATATCTACTTTAAGGCAGGAACCCCCTCCAGCTATTATAGCTGAGCGAGGAAATGTTAATGGTAGTAAAATATTTAGGAACTTATTATTAAATGATGATTATGATTCAATGTTACAATTTTTAAAAAAAGAGGAAGATTATGCACACTTCTTAGATATTTCAGTTGCATACCCAGGGCGTAACGAAATAGATGATTTAGAAAAAATAGTATCTTTAGCAAATAAAAATATAATAAAGCCAATTTGTATTGATTCAACAAATCCTGATGCTATTGAGACGGCTTTAAAAAGCTATGCAGGTAAGCCAATTATAAATTCTGTTCATTTTGAAGATGGTGGAGATAAGTTAAAAAAAGTTTTTGAGATAATTAGGTATCTCCCAGCTGTTATGATAGGTCTTTGTATTGATGAAGAAGGGATGGCACTAAAGGCTGATAAAAAGTTGAGTATCGCAAAAAGAATATATGATAAATGGGTAAATTTTTATGGTTATAAATCAGAGGATTTAATAATTGATCCACTTACCTTTTCAATTGGGGCAGGGGATAAATCCTTGAGGTTTGCTGGTGTTGAAACGTTAAATGCGTTAAAACTAATTAAAAAAGAATTGCCGGCAGTAAATACAATTTTAGGTGTTAGCAATATTTCCTTTGGTCTATCTAAGAATTCGAGGCCTTATCTAAATAGTATTTTTTTAAAAGAGGCAATAGATGCCGGTTTAGATATGGCTATAATAGATCCAAAAAAGATAATCCCTATAGCAAATATAGATGATGAGAAAAGAAGGTTATGCTTAGACTTAATATATGGCGAAGAGAATAGTCTAACAAATTTTATTAAGTATTTCTCAGATAATGCTGGTTACTTTGATACTAAGATTAGTAAAAATATGAGTGATGAAGAGCTTATAAAAGAAAAAATTTTAAAGGGCGATAAAATTGACATAGAAAAAATACTGCAGAGATTATTAGAAAAGTATGCTGCAATTGAAATAATAAATAATATATTACTGGAGGCAATGAAGGAGGTAGGAAGGCTTTTTGGCGAGGGCAAAATACTTTTACCCTTTGTACTTGAATCTGCAGAAACAATGAAGATGTCAATAAAATATTTAGAACCATATTTGGAAAAGAAGAAGGAACAAAAAAAAGGCACAATCCTTTTGGCAACTGTAAAGGGCGATGTACATGATATTGGTAAAAACCTAGTTGATATTATTTTATCAAATAATGGATATGAAGTACATAATCTTGGTATAAAAGTGCCTGTCGAAGAAATGTGTAAAAAATATAGAGAGATCAAACCAGATGCTATTGGTATGAGTGGTTTATT
- a CDS encoding long-chain-fatty-acid--CoA ligase — protein sequence MLETSFGNLIDKAFRKYKDKTAFTINGRNYLYSEVHSTVNKLANGLSSLGLQKGDRVVVMCVNCIEWIYADIATAKIGLIKIPINKMQVKEDIEYRLKDSGARAVILDDYFYNKCGLFFQDYESIEFIVAITEDKEFLSQPVIDFYKLISESPSQTPEGLVNQEDLIAIMYTGGTTGAPKGVMHTHKSYVSIIYSQILEMEIFEGEVMLQTAPLPHSAGFLVPSCLLRGGRVLIMDGFDPEKVFQAIEKEKVTETFMVPTMIYTFLDHPARKNYDLSSLRTIVYGAAPISPRRLEEAIEELGPIFLQAYSQMEVANQTTVLSKSQHIEAIQQNKKKRLSSCGMPILMSQVKVVDDNGNEVGIDTPGEIITRGPHMMKGYWRQPEETKKTIINGWLYTGDMAKIDEDGFIYLVDRKKDMIISGGMNVYSAEVEHVLSQHPAVKEVIVIGIPDEKWGEAVCAVVVKAPDKEITEEDLIQFCRQRLSAYKRPKKIEFVEQIPRTPVGKYDKKLVRQKYWEGKERNI from the coding sequence ATGTTAGAGACAAGTTTTGGAAATTTGATAGATAAAGCTTTTAGAAAATACAAGGATAAGACTGCATTTACGATTAATGGCCGGAATTACTTATATTCCGAGGTACATTCTACAGTGAATAAATTGGCTAACGGATTATCTTCACTGGGCTTGCAAAAAGGAGATCGGGTTGTGGTAATGTGCGTTAACTGCATTGAGTGGATTTATGCAGACATTGCCACAGCAAAAATTGGTTTAATAAAAATTCCAATTAATAAAATGCAGGTTAAGGAGGATATTGAGTACCGGCTAAAAGATTCTGGTGCTAGAGCCGTGATATTGGACGATTATTTTTATAATAAATGTGGTCTTTTTTTTCAGGATTATGAGTCCATTGAGTTTATTGTTGCTATAACAGAGGATAAAGAGTTTCTCTCGCAGCCTGTCATTGATTTTTATAAATTAATATCAGAATCCCCTAGTCAGACGCCTGAAGGCTTAGTTAATCAGGAAGATTTGATTGCAATAATGTATACTGGCGGCACAACTGGAGCACCAAAAGGTGTGATGCACACGCATAAGTCTTATGTTAGTATTATTTATAGTCAGATTTTAGAAATGGAGATATTTGAAGGTGAAGTTATGCTTCAGACTGCTCCATTGCCACATTCAGCTGGATTTTTGGTGCCATCTTGCCTGCTTAGAGGTGGACGTGTTCTCATAATGGATGGATTTGATCCCGAAAAGGTATTTCAGGCCATTGAAAAAGAAAAAGTGACAGAGACATTCATGGTTCCTACAATGATATATACATTTCTAGATCATCCAGCTAGAAAAAATTACGATTTGTCCAGTTTAAGAACAATTGTTTACGGCGCTGCTCCTATATCGCCCAGGCGACTAGAGGAGGCTATCGAGGAATTGGGTCCAATCTTTCTTCAGGCTTATTCGCAAATGGAGGTTGCCAATCAGACGACAGTCTTAAGTAAAAGTCAGCATATTGAAGCAATTCAACAAAACAAAAAAAAGCGTCTTTCTTCCTGTGGAATGCCAATACTAATGTCACAGGTAAAAGTGGTTGATGATAATGGAAATGAAGTGGGAATCGATACCCCTGGCGAGATTATCACAAGGGGACCGCATATGATGAAAGGCTATTGGCGGCAGCCTGAGGAAACGAAAAAGACTATAATTAATGGTTGGTTATATACGGGAGATATGGCAAAGATAGATGAAGATGGCTTTATATACCTGGTGGATCGAAAAAAGGATATGATCATTAGTGGTGGGATGAACGTTTATTCCGCTGAAGTAGAACATGTTTTATCTCAACATCCGGCAGTCAAAGAGGTGATTGTTATTGGAATTCCCGATGAGAAGTGGGGTGAAGCTGTGTGTGCTGTTGTTGTGAAAGCTCCAGATAAAGAAATTACTGAGGAAGATCTTATCCAGTTTTGTAGGCAAAGACTTTCAGCTTATAAAAGACCTAAAAAGATTGAGTTTGTAGAGCAGATACCACGGACTCCTGTGGGTAAGTATGATAAAAAACTCGTCAGACAGAAATACTGGGAGGGTAAAGAAAGAAATATTTAG
- a CDS encoding EthD domain-containing protein, translated as MIRLEFVLKKREDIASDKFYEYWLNNHGTLVAKHREALKVQKYIQLHTIDDELNHIFSQQRGTMGPYDGVAELWWNSMEDLVAAFQSQEGQFAASKLLEDEKVFIDHSRSPLWLAYEIPQVNPAGENIFASPDNNVLKLYYPLRHLKTLTLDQAQFYWLCTHGPKVRQHALTAAILRYIQVHRLKDELGPMLGQARRVVDEPFTGHAELWFEHNALLEAITTPEGQKAFSFFLEDEKKFIDFGRSALWLAKEYVIFNYMNM; from the coding sequence ATGATTCGTTTAGAATTTGTTCTAAAAAAACGGGAGGATATTGCATCTGATAAATTTTATGAATACTGGCTCAATAATCATGGTACACTTGTTGCCAAGCATCGTGAGGCTTTGAAGGTACAGAAGTACATTCAACTTCATACAATTGATGATGAATTAAATCATATATTTTCTCAACAACGTGGCACTATGGGACCTTATGATGGGGTAGCAGAGTTGTGGTGGAATAGTATGGAGGATTTGGTGGCAGCGTTTCAATCACAGGAGGGACAATTTGCTGCAAGTAAGCTTCTTGAAGATGAGAAGGTATTTATTGATCACTCCAGGTCTCCCTTGTGGCTGGCTTATGAAATTCCGCAAGTTAATCCAGCTGGAGAGAATATTTTTGCTTCACCTGATAATAATGTGCTTAAACTTTACTACCCCTTGCGTCATTTGAAGACGCTCACCTTAGACCAAGCTCAATTCTACTGGCTATGTACTCATGGCCCTAAAGTTCGGCAACATGCCTTAACAGCAGCGATCTTAAGATATATTCAGGTTCATCGGCTGAAGGATGAATTGGGGCCAATGCTTGGACAAGCTCGGAGGGTTGTAGATGAGCCCTTTACAGGGCACGCTGAGCTTTGGTTTGAGCATAATGCATTGCTTGAGGCCATTACTACACCAGAAGGACAGAAAGCCTTCAGTTTTTTTCTTGAAGATGAGAAAAAATTTATTGATTTTGGCCGTTCTGCACTATGGTTAGCAAAAGAATATGTAATTTTTAACTACATGAACATGTAA